In the Halorubrum ruber genome, CGACTACTGACCAGCGGCGAACACCGCCAAAGCCCCAGTCGCGAGGCGGCCGCACGCTCGCTGCGCTCCTCGGTCGCTCACTCCGTTCGCTCCCTGCGGTGCTTACGTCGCCTGCGGCCGCCTCGCGACTGCCCCTTTGAGTCCCACCCCGCACCGCTCCGCACAGCACCTCACGCCTCCCCAGCCTCGTCGGCCTCCCTTCGGTCGGCCGACTCCCTCGCGGTCGGCTCGCGCCCTCCGGGCGCTCGCCGGCGCGCCGTTTGAGTTTTAAATAGCACGGCGCGGTGCGGCTGATCGACCACCGCGCGGAGTCAGTTCCGCAGCGCCTCAACCGGGCGCTCGTTGGCCGCCTTCCAAGCGGGGTACGCGCCGCTGACGATCCCCACGCCAACGCCGAAGACGAGAGCGAGCAGGAGGTAGTAGCCGTTCGTCGGGTCGAGCACGAGCGCGGCGTCGACCGCGGGCGTCGCGATGACGAGCCCGGCGACGAGCAGGACCGTGAGCAGCGTGCCGGCCGCGGCGCCGGCCGCGCCGATCAGCCCGGCCTCCGCGAGCAGGACGCGCAACACGTCGCGGCGGGCGACGCCCACCGCGCGCATCACCCCGATCTCCTGCCTGCGCTCGACGGTGCTCATCAGCATGACGTTGAGGATCGAGACGCCGGCGACGACTAAGGAGATCGCGCCGAGCCCGAGCAGGAACGTCGAGAGCAGGTCGAAGAACTCGTTGATCTCGTCGACGAGCGCGGCTAATTCGAACAGGTCGACGCGCTCCTGTCGGGCGTTCACCTCCTCGCGGATGGCGTCCGCCGCGGCGCGTGCCTCCGCCCCCGAGTCGGAGATGACGAGCGCCTGCGCGTAGCCGTCGGCCGAGAACGCCGACTCCGGCAGGAAGACGGCGTCGTCGGGCGCCACCGGGCTGAACGTCTGGCTCTCGACCAACACGGCGATCACCCGCACCTGCGACCCCGCGATCTCGACGGTGTCGCCCGCGCCGGCGTCGAGGTCCGCCGCGATCCCCGCGCCGAGGATCGCGCCCTGCCGGTGGCGCTCGGGGAGCCGCCCCTCCGCGGCCTCGTACGCCAACGCCGGCTCCTCGATCCCGTACACCGTCGCGAACGTCTGGTCGCCCTGCCGCGCGACCGTGGCGCTGTCGGAGTATAGCGGCACCACGGCCGGTTCGCCGACCGCGCGCCGGATCGAGGCGACGTCCGCGTCCGAAAGAGATTCAACGCCCGCGTCAGCGTTCGGCGAGACGACGACCTGCGTCCCGATGTCGCCGATGGCGTCGTCGGCGCCCAGCGCAAGCACGTTCCCGAAGATGCCGAGCGCCGCGACCGCGAGGACACCGATACAGACGCCCAGCACCGCCAACACCGTCCGAACGCGGTTCCGTCGCAGGTTGCGCGAGGCCATCGACACCGCGGGCCGCCAGCCGCGGAGCCAGCCGGCGCGGCCGCTCGCTCGTCGACCGTCGCCGCTCACGGGTCCCCACCGCTCATTGGCTACCCCAGTCGGCCCAGTTGCTCTCGGATTCCGGTTCGTCGCCGCTTTCCGGTTCGTTGCCGCTTTTCGGCTCGTTGTCGCTTTCCGGCTCGTCACCGCTTTCCGGCTCGTCACCGCTTTCCGGTTCGGCGTCGGACATCGATCCGGCGCCGTCCGGCAGCCCGCCGGTCATCTTCCCGTCGGTGAGGTCGACGACGCGGTCGGCGTACTCCTCGACGAGCGGGTCGTGCGTCACCGCGACGACGGCAACCCCCTCGGCCTTGACGCGTTCGAACTCCGCGAGGATCGCCTCCCCCGTCTCGGTGTCGAGGTTCCCCGTCGGCTCGTCCGCGAGCAGCACGGCCGGCTCGTTGATCAGCGCGCGGGCGATGGCGACGCGCTGTTTCTGCCCGCCGGACAGCTCGCTCGGCTCGTGGTCGAGCCGGTCTCCGAGCCCGAACCGCGAGAGCAGGTCCGCGGCGCGGTCCGTCGCGTCGCCGGGGTCGAACGCGGTCGGCATCGCGACGTTCTCGACCGCGGTCAGCGTCGGCAGCAGGTGGAAGTCCTGGAAGACGAACCCGATCGACTCCTTTCGCGCCCGCGTCCGCTCCGCGACGGAGAGGTTCGTCACGTCGACGCCGTCGAGGAGTCGCTGCCCCTCGGTCGGGTCGTCGAGCAGCCCGAGCACGTTCAGCAGCGTCGACTTCCCGGAGCCGCTGGGACCCACCACGGCGACGAACTCGCCGGGCCGCACCGCGAAGTCGACGTCGTCGAGCGCGACGACCGGCTCGCCGCCGCCGCTCGGATAGCGCTTGACGACGCCCCGGAGCGCGACGCCGTGGCCGTCGCTCGGGGCGGCCTCGACCGGTGAACCGTCCGTCGACTCGGTCGACCGCTCGCTCGCGGGCTCCGCGTCGAGTTCGACATCCCCGCTCACGGCGCCGACCCGTCTCGTCGCCGCCCCGTCGACCCGCCGATGCGTCCGGTCCTGACCGCGACGCCCACCGCGCCGGCGAGGCCGACGAGCGCGAGGCCGCTCGCGACCGCGCCCGCGGCGCCCACGCCGCCCGCGCCGATCCGGCCGAGCGTGCCGCCGGCCTCCTCGTCGTCGTCGGGTTCGGGCGCCGCCACCGTCAGCGTCTCCGTGTACCGGACGCCGCGCTCGGTGTAGGCGACGCGGATCGGGATTTCGTCGGCGACCGAGGCGTTCACCGCGGTCGGCAGGTCGAAGCCGACGAAGTCGCTCGCGCCGAGCGTCCCGACGAAGTACTCCTCGCCCGCCGGGGTCGGCTCGACGCCGGGCGCGTCGCCGACCGAGACCACCGCGCCCGTCATCTCGCCGCTCCCCGCGTTGCCGAGGTTGGCGTCGATGACGACCGCGCCGTCCGCGGTCTCCCGCACGGTCGCGTCCGTCACGGTCGGCGTCGCCTCGCGGACCGGGTAGGTCACCGTCGACTCCGCGGTGCGGTCGGCGCCGCGCTCGTTCCGCTGGTCCGTGTCGGCCCGGAACGCCGCGGTGACCGTCACGTCCGAGCGCCGGTCGAGCGGCCCGAGGTCGACGATCACCCGCCGCTCCTCGCCGGGCGCGACGTCCTCGACGACGAACGGGCCGACGTCGACCGTCTCCGCGCCGTCGCCGCCGTCGCCGGATCCTTCCGCACCGTCGCCAGACCCGTCCGCGCCGCCCGCGCCGTCGACCGCGGTCCCGACCGCTCGGAGGCTGACCCGGTCGGCGGTCGTCGTACCAGTGTTGACCACGGTCACCTCAACGGGCGAGTCGGCGATCGGCGGCGACTCGCCTTGGCCGCCGGCGTCGCCCGTGTCGAGCCCGCCGCCGCCGCCGAAGATGCCCTGAATGCCGCCGACGCCGAGGTCGCCGGCCGATGTCTCGCTCCCGTCGTCGGTCCGGAGGTCCTCGGGGTCGAGCGCGCGAGTCCGGAGGTCGAGCGCGACCTGCGTCGGCCGCACCTCGATCACCGTCTCGCGGCTGACGGTCACGAACTCGCCGCTCGTCGACTGGTTCGCCACTGCCTCGACGGTGAGCCGCTTCGCGCCCGGCTCGTCGAACGCCGTCCACAGCGTCGCGTCGAGGGAGTCGCCAGCCGAGAGGGCGCCGACGCCGGAGACGCTGTCGAGCACGTCGCCGTCCGCGTTCCGAACGCGGACCTCGGTGACGTTCGCCGCCGCGTCGCTGCCCCCGGAGTTCGAGACGGTGACGTTCAGCGCCGTTCGCTCGCCGACGGTCGGGCCGCTCGGCGACGCCCCGACCTCGCCGACGGTGATCCGCGCGTCCGGTACCGCCGCCGCGCCCCCGACCGCGAAGGCCCCGCCGACGGCCGCGAGCAGCGCCAGCGCGGCCAGCAGCGCGGCTGTAGTTCTTGTGTGCGTCAATGTCATATCTCCTAAGCGACCGCCGTGGATATATCCGTCGGCGACGGAAGCGGGCCCGTGGCGCCGCTTTGCGGTGGACGCGACGGCGGTCCGCGCGGGGCCCCTCACGACCGGCGACCAGCCGGACTTCGGGGTTTCGGCGGCCTCCGAGACGTACCGGTTACGGACCCTTTTTCAACGGCCCGACGTAAGGAAGGGTAATGAGCGAACGCGACACCGCGCGAGCGGGTGATGGGCGATGATGGGGAACAACGACCAGCAGGCGTACGACCGCGGCACGTCGCTGTTCTCGCCCGACGGGCGCATCTACCAGGTCGAGTACGCCCGCGAGGCGGTCTCGCGCGGCGCGCCGAGCGTCGGCGTCCGGACGACGGACGGCGTCGTCTTCGTCGCGATGTCTCGCCCCTCCTCGTCGCTGATGGAGGCCGAGAGCATCGAGAAGCTCCACAAGCTCGACGACCACGTCGGCACCGCGAGCGCGGGCCACGTCGCCGACGCCCGCCAGCTGATCGACCTCGCGCGCCGCCAGTCGCAGGGGAACCGCCTGCGCTACGGCGAGCCCGTCGGCGTCGAGACGCTGACGAAGTTCGTCACCGACCACATCCAAGAGAACACGCAGCGCGGCGGCACGCGCCCCTACGGCGCCGCGCTCCTCATCGGCGGCATCGACGACGGCGAGCCGCGCCTGTTCGCCGCCGACCCCTCGGGCACGCCCAACGAGTGGAAGGCGACCGTCATCGGCGGCGGCCGGCAGGAGATTCAGGGCCACCTCGAAGACGAGTGGACCGACGACCTCTCGCTTTCGGACGGCATCGAGCTCGCGGTCGCGGCGCTGGCCGCCCACGACGACGAGTTCGAGCCCTCGGACCTCGCGGTCGCGACCGTGACCGAGGCCGACGGCTTCCGGACGGTCCCGGTCGAGGAGGTCGAGGCCGCGTTCGAGGCGGCGGGCCTCGACGTCGACGACGAGGAGGACGATGAGACCGACGCGGACGACACCGACGCGGAAGACACCGACGCGGACGACACCGACGCGGGCGCCGGCGAGTAGCGGCTCCGCCCAGACGCCCTCGACCGGCTAACGGTCGGCGTTCGTCGGCCGAGTGCGCGGAATTGTATACCTCACACACAACACTTTTAGCGCCGGGACGCCATACGTACACTGTAAAATGCCCGATTCGATGTCCGAACAGCTCCAACGGGACATGGAGTGCGAGGGGTTACTCGAGTGTTTCCACGGCCTGAAGCAGTTAGACAAGGACTGCTACCAGACGCTCGTATCAGCCGACGAGGCGCTCACGATCGACGAGGTCGCCGAGCGCGTCGACCGGGAACGCTCCACCGCCTACCGTGCGGTTCAGCGGCTCCTCAAGGCCGGCTTCATCCAGAAAGAACAGATCAACTACGAGCAGGGTGGCTACTACCACGTGTACATGCCGACGGACCCGTCGCAGATCGCGGACGACATGCAGCGGCTGCTCAACGACTGGTACGCGAAGATGGGACAGCTCATCGGCGAGTTCGAGGACAAGTACGAGCAGCCCGAGCGCGCTACCGTCAAGAACTGACCGAGCTTCCGCAGCGGCCGACCGAGCTACCCCAGCGGCCGACCATTCGGTCGTGACGCGGCCCGACGCGCGGAACTCGGCGTGCGAGCGGTCGGTGTCGGTATCGTGTCGTTTCTTCGGTGGAGCAGTCGGCTCGCGGTCAGATTCTTGTTCCGGCGGTCGGTGCGATTCGGACGGAGTCGCGCCCGGCTCTCCGTTCCCAGTCGCTGTACCGCTTCGAGCGGTTCCTCGCAGTCCGGACAGGTCTCTTCGGCGGGTGCGTGTGCGGTTTTCCCACATCTTCCGAAAACAGGTGTGACGGGAAAACCGGGGGTGACGCGGCGCCGACGCTCAGAACGTGAACACGTGGTCGGCGTCGTCGGCGGCTTCGAGGAACGTGACCGCGCCGGCGAACTGCGTCGTCAGGTCGTCGTCGATGGCGTCCTGCTCCCACTGGAGCATGTCCAGCGTGGTCGTACACGCGACCGAGGTGACCGCCTCACCGCCGTCGGCGATCAGCTGGTCGAGCATGTCGTAGGGGTTCGGCATCCCCTCGTCGAGGAGCGGCTGGACCGAAGAGAGGTCCTTCTCACCCTCCAGCAGGTGCGTCAGCCCGTCGAAGGTGAAGTAGAGGAACACGTCCGTGTCCATCGTCAGCGCGACGTGGCCGAGGTTGGTCGCCATCGCGAGGTTCTTCGGGTCGTCGTCGGAGATGATGATGCCAATTTCGTCCATGCTCACTCCTCCTTGCGGACGTAGTGGGTGTACACGTCGTCGCCCTCCTCCTGTTCGAGGAGCGTGACGCCGTCGGTGCCGGTCGCCCATCCGTCGATGTCGCTCACGCTGCCGGGGTCGGTCGCGACGACCTTCAACACCTCACCGGGGGCGAGGTCGTCTATCGCGCCCTTCGTCTTCACGATGGGCATCGGGCAGCTCAGTCCTTTCACGTCCAGGGTCTCCGCGATGTCGAGTTCTGTGCTCATGGGTCAGTTGTTTGTACGCAACAGACAATACTCTCTGTGGTGGTTTTAATCTTGCGCATCTGGGTCAATACTAGTAGAAGCGCCGCGACGACCGACGTCGGATCGGTCGGACCCGGTGCCGATGGCGGCACTTACGGTCGTCGGGGCCGAAGCGGATCCTATGGCGACGACCGTTCGGGTTCGCTGCACCGACTGCGCGTACGAGGAGTCGTTCGACTCGCTCCGCCGGGCGCGGACCGCGCTCGACGAGCACGAACGCGCGACGAGCCACGCCGTCGACTGGGAGATCGGCGGACTCTCTTCCGGGGTCGAGCGCGCGGGCGACGACGCCGGCGTCTGCGGCCGAGAGGGGTGTGCGAACTCCGACTCGCCGCTGCTCGATCACGACCCGTCCGCCGCCTCGGACCCGAGCGACTGAGTCCGCTTGTCGTGTGTATTGTACAACAAAAACAATATTACCGTCGGGGACGAAGGGGTAGGTATGCGTATCGTATTCGCGACGGACCTCTCGGACGCGAACGAGGCGGCGATCGAGTCACGGACCTGTCTCGACTGCCTCGACAACATCGGCGTCACGGAGGTTCATCTGCTGACGGTCGTCCCGGACAACGTCTCCAGCGGGCTGCCGGGGATGGACGCCGCCACCGACGCCCGCGAGGCGCTCGCCCCGCAGCGCCGCGTGTTCGAGCGCGCGGGGTTCGACGTGGAGACGCACGTCGCCCGCGGGACCCCGCACCGGCGCATCAACGGCTTGGCCGAGCGCCTCGACGCCGACATGATCGTCGTCGGGTCGCGCGGCGAGGCCCCGCTTCGGAACCGACTCATCGGCGGAACCGTCCGCAACGTCGCGCGGACGGCAGTCAGACCGCTGCTCGTCGAGCGAATCGAGGAGACGCCCGACGGCCACGCGGTCAGGAAGGAACACCTGTTCCAGAACGTGCTGTATGCGACCGACTTCTCCGAGAACGCGGCACGCGCCTACGACTTCTTCCCGGCGCTGACGGGCGCGACCGAGCGGGCGTCCCTGCTCCACGTCGGCGGTCG is a window encoding:
- a CDS encoding DUF7542 family protein; the encoded protein is MATTVRVRCTDCAYEESFDSLRRARTALDEHERATSHAVDWEIGGLSSGVERAGDDAGVCGREGCANSDSPLLDHDPSAASDPSD
- a CDS encoding sulfurtransferase TusA family protein; protein product: MSTELDIAETLDVKGLSCPMPIVKTKGAIDDLAPGEVLKVVATDPGSVSDIDGWATGTDGVTLLEQEEGDDVYTHYVRKEE
- a CDS encoding DsrE family protein, which gives rise to MDEIGIIISDDDPKNLAMATNLGHVALTMDTDVFLYFTFDGLTHLLEGEKDLSSVQPLLDEGMPNPYDMLDQLIADGGEAVTSVACTTTLDMLQWEQDAIDDDLTTQFAGAVTFLEAADDADHVFTF
- the psmA gene encoding archaeal proteasome endopeptidase complex subunit alpha, with the translated sequence MMGNNDQQAYDRGTSLFSPDGRIYQVEYAREAVSRGAPSVGVRTTDGVVFVAMSRPSSSLMEAESIEKLHKLDDHVGTASAGHVADARQLIDLARRQSQGNRLRYGEPVGVETLTKFVTDHIQENTQRGGTRPYGAALLIGGIDDGEPRLFAADPSGTPNEWKATVIGGGRQEIQGHLEDEWTDDLSLSDGIELAVAALAAHDDEFEPSDLAVATVTEADGFRTVPVEEVEAAFEAAGLDVDDEEDDETDADDTDAEDTDADDTDAGAGE
- a CDS encoding ABC transporter permease — its product is MASRNLRRNRVRTVLAVLGVCIGVLAVAALGIFGNVLALGADDAIGDIGTQVVVSPNADAGVESLSDADVASIRRAVGEPAVVPLYSDSATVARQGDQTFATVYGIEEPALAYEAAEGRLPERHRQGAILGAGIAADLDAGAGDTVEIAGSQVRVIAVLVESQTFSPVAPDDAVFLPESAFSADGYAQALVISDSGAEARAAADAIREEVNARQERVDLFELAALVDEINEFFDLLSTFLLGLGAISLVVAGVSILNVMLMSTVERRQEIGVMRAVGVARRDVLRVLLAEAGLIGAAGAAAGTLLTVLLVAGLVIATPAVDAALVLDPTNGYYLLLALVFGVGVGIVSGAYPAWKAANERPVEALRN
- a CDS encoding helix-turn-helix domain-containing protein gives rise to the protein MPDSMSEQLQRDMECEGLLECFHGLKQLDKDCYQTLVSADEALTIDEVAERVDRERSTAYRAVQRLLKAGFIQKEQINYEQGGYYHVYMPTDPSQIADDMQRLLNDWYAKMGQLIGEFEDKYEQPERATVKN
- a CDS encoding universal stress protein, whose product is MRIVFATDLSDANEAAIESRTCLDCLDNIGVTEVHLLTVVPDNVSSGLPGMDAATDAREALAPQRRVFERAGFDVETHVARGTPHRRINGLAERLDADMIVVGSRGEAPLRNRLIGGTVRNVARTAVRPLLVERIEETPDGHAVRKEHLFQNVLYATDFSENAARAYDFFPALTGATERASLLHVGGREDSASMRDAEERLDELASDLRDQMGIDVETSVRSGNPVEEITAEEERVGATTTLIGARGTSRLRRLLLGSTAESIVARGTNNVLLVPPEATPSR
- a CDS encoding ATP-binding cassette domain-containing protein, which encodes MSGDVELDAEPASERSTESTDGSPVEAAPSDGHGVALRGVVKRYPSGGGEPVVALDDVDFAVRPGEFVAVVGPSGSGKSTLLNVLGLLDDPTEGQRLLDGVDVTNLSVAERTRARKESIGFVFQDFHLLPTLTAVENVAMPTAFDPGDATDRAADLLSRFGLGDRLDHEPSELSGGQKQRVAIARALINEPAVLLADEPTGNLDTETGEAILAEFERVKAEGVAVVAVTHDPLVEEYADRVVDLTDGKMTGGLPDGAGSMSDAEPESGDEPESGDEPESDNEPKSGNEPESGDEPESESNWADWGSQ